The following coding sequences lie in one Arachis ipaensis cultivar K30076 chromosome B03, Araip1.1, whole genome shotgun sequence genomic window:
- the LOC107629594 gene encoding peter Pan-like protein — MLVGLTVLRKLQEIGPRMTLQLVKVEKGLRSGEVLFSEYGKPGDKGKHDYEDNEMQDNEDEDDSKGSEDQDGNGSEVDEDEGHEELD; from the exons ATGTTGGTAGGGTTAACCGTGCTTCGAAAGCTTCAAGAAATTGGTCCCAGGATGACTCTTCAACTAGTTAAAGTTGAAAAGGGACTTCGTTCAGGAGAAGTCCTTTTCAGTGAATATG GGAAACCTGGTGACAAAGGAAAACATGATTATGAAGATAATGAGATGCAGGAcaatgaagatgaagatgattcAAAAGGTAGTGAAGATCAAGATGGCAATGGTTCTGAAGTTGATGAAGATGAAGGCCATGAAGAACTTGATTAA